A genomic stretch from Georgenia muralis includes:
- a CDS encoding glycoside hydrolase family 16 protein, which yields MHREERSRSRSRPRLELELTDCFSGPSLDESRWVPHYLPHWTTPERSAARYDLGADGLRLRIDADQPPWRPDDGPMRVSNIQTGTWSGPPGSFEGQHRQQAGLQVRTAQPSRYLWTPTYGRVEVAARASADPDCMLGIWLVGFEEDSPKHCGEICIAELFGNATSPTGSAVRLGVKAHHDPRLRTEMHDVVLPVDTTEKHTYAAEWDSVEVRIVVDGDLLVTSHQRIAYPLQLMIDLFEFPTRDQRDRDDYPKTGVIRSVRGCRAVPVA from the coding sequence ATGCACCGTGAGGAGCGCTCACGCTCACGCTCACGGCCCCGGCTCGAGCTGGAGCTCACGGACTGCTTCAGCGGGCCCTCGCTCGACGAGAGCCGGTGGGTCCCCCACTACCTGCCCCACTGGACCACACCGGAACGCTCTGCCGCACGGTACGACCTCGGCGCTGACGGGCTCCGGCTGCGCATCGACGCCGACCAGCCGCCGTGGCGGCCCGACGACGGCCCCATGCGCGTGTCGAACATCCAGACCGGAACCTGGTCCGGTCCCCCGGGCAGCTTCGAGGGCCAGCACCGTCAGCAGGCGGGTCTGCAGGTGCGGACCGCCCAGCCGTCGCGCTACCTGTGGACACCGACGTACGGTCGCGTCGAGGTGGCAGCGCGGGCGAGCGCGGACCCGGACTGCATGCTGGGCATCTGGCTCGTCGGTTTCGAGGAGGATTCCCCGAAGCACTGCGGTGAGATCTGCATCGCGGAGCTCTTCGGCAACGCGACCTCACCGACGGGCTCGGCCGTGCGCCTGGGCGTCAAGGCGCACCACGACCCCCGGCTGAGGACCGAGATGCACGACGTCGTCCTCCCCGTCGACACCACGGAGAAGCACACGTACGCCGCCGAGTGGGACAGCGTCGAGGTCCGGATCGTCGTCGACGGAGACCTCCTCGTGACGTCCCACCAGCGCATCGCCTACCCGCTGCAACTGATGATCGACCTCTTCGAGTTCCCCACGCGGGACCAGCGGGACCGGGACGACTACCCAAAGACCGGCGTCATCCGTTCCGTCCGCGGCTGCCGGGCCGTACCCGTAGCCTGA
- a CDS encoding DUF4386 domain-containing protein, giving the protein MTDHVDTRLPAQPLPPAPASSTRWTVRRAGAVAGLSLLLMAGTGAFAYFVVLEGMITPGDAVSTTAEITGREGTFRLGVLAWLAIVVLDVLVAWALYRVFRPVSVAVAVLAAAFRLVYTAVLLVAVGQLLRALDVLGSGPGAASSPDQVSTQVMLELSAFQGIYDIGLLLFGIHLVLLGYLATRSSFVPTVVGALLVLAGAGYAFDTVAAVLGLDMPIRVSELTFLGELLLGLWLLLAGARLDRAEHTPLAVRRAR; this is encoded by the coding sequence ATGACCGACCACGTGGACACCCGTCTTCCAGCACAGCCCCTGCCCCCCGCTCCCGCCTCGAGCACCCGGTGGACGGTCCGCCGGGCGGGCGCCGTCGCGGGGCTCTCGCTCCTGCTCATGGCAGGCACGGGGGCGTTCGCCTACTTCGTCGTGCTGGAGGGGATGATCACCCCCGGTGACGCCGTCTCCACGACCGCCGAGATCACCGGGCGCGAGGGGACATTCCGCCTGGGGGTGCTCGCGTGGCTGGCCATCGTCGTCCTCGACGTCCTCGTGGCCTGGGCCCTGTACCGGGTGTTCCGGCCCGTCAGCGTCGCGGTCGCGGTGCTCGCCGCCGCCTTCCGGCTGGTGTACACCGCGGTGCTGCTCGTGGCCGTCGGGCAGCTGCTGCGGGCTCTTGACGTCCTCGGCAGCGGCCCCGGTGCCGCCTCGTCCCCGGACCAGGTGAGCACCCAGGTGATGCTCGAGCTGTCGGCCTTCCAGGGCATCTACGACATCGGGCTGCTCCTGTTCGGGATACACCTGGTCCTCCTCGGCTACCTCGCCACCAGGTCCAGCTTCGTCCCCACGGTCGTCGGCGCCCTGCTGGTCCTCGCCGGGGCCGGGTACGCCTTCGACACGGTCGCCGCCGTCCTGGGCCTGGACATGCCGATCCGCGTCTCCGAGCTCACCTTCCTCGGCGAGCTGCTCCTCGGGCTGTGGCTGCTCCTCGCCGGTGCCCGGCTGGACCGTGCCGAGCACACGCCCTTGGCGGTGCGCCGTGCGCGGTGA
- a CDS encoding sensor histidine kinase produces MGTPRPTVLLRRGLLRRCVVVAGLAGFVLATYVLVVLGGGVVAGRTASPSVALSVLATTVVALSFVPVQSALEGFADRLGHPAAATPYDVLSRFPGAVTGGDAPAGLPMRMATMLAQGTGAQWAEVWLRVSGRLTLAATWPPHPGPGGPPPSDDGASPDGLRSLPVRDDGQVLGVLRLKERPGSVLTAVEERLFAGLAAQAGRMLRLVALRADLEDRRAELAARAEDLKASRERLIAAQDAERRRLERDIHDGAQQHLVALMVNLRLAQTIAVRSPRRAARVLAEQADAAGAAIETLSSLSRGIYPRTLADVGLLPALRTGAATGAILVTIDGTSLGRLPAAVEAALYFCCMEAVQNAAKHSGAGGVSVRVEELPRRWRLSIEDDGTGFDPGGASRSGTGAGLANMRDRIDAVGGSLTVTSAPGAGTTVTAEVPRAHLDEPSATARTAVGRAP; encoded by the coding sequence ATGGGTACGCCCCGCCCGACCGTCCTGCTGCGCCGGGGGCTGCTGCGCCGGTGCGTCGTGGTGGCGGGCCTGGCCGGCTTCGTGCTCGCGACCTACGTCCTCGTCGTGCTCGGTGGCGGCGTGGTCGCGGGGCGTACCGCGTCACCGAGCGTGGCCCTGTCCGTCCTGGCGACCACGGTCGTGGCGTTGTCGTTCGTTCCCGTCCAGTCCGCGCTCGAGGGCTTCGCCGACCGGCTGGGGCACCCCGCCGCCGCCACGCCGTACGACGTCCTGAGCCGCTTCCCCGGCGCGGTCACCGGCGGCGACGCGCCGGCCGGCCTCCCCATGCGCATGGCCACGATGCTCGCTCAGGGCACAGGGGCGCAGTGGGCCGAGGTCTGGCTCCGCGTCTCCGGCCGGCTGACCCTCGCGGCCACGTGGCCCCCGCACCCCGGCCCGGGCGGTCCGCCGCCGTCCGACGACGGCGCCTCGCCGGACGGTCTGCGGTCCCTGCCCGTCCGGGACGACGGCCAGGTGCTGGGTGTGCTGCGCCTGAAGGAGCGACCCGGCTCGGTCCTGACGGCGGTCGAGGAGCGGCTGTTCGCCGGTCTGGCCGCGCAGGCCGGTCGCATGCTGCGCCTCGTCGCGCTGCGCGCCGACCTCGAGGACCGCCGCGCCGAGCTGGCCGCGCGGGCCGAGGACCTCAAGGCCTCCCGCGAGCGCCTCATCGCCGCTCAGGACGCCGAGCGGCGGCGCCTGGAGCGGGACATCCACGACGGGGCCCAGCAGCACCTGGTCGCCCTCATGGTCAACCTGCGGCTCGCGCAGACGATCGCGGTCCGCTCGCCACGACGGGCGGCTCGCGTCCTCGCCGAGCAGGCCGACGCCGCGGGTGCGGCGATCGAGACGCTCTCCTCGCTGTCCCGCGGGATCTATCCCCGGACCCTCGCGGACGTGGGACTGCTGCCGGCTCTCCGGACCGGGGCGGCCACCGGCGCCATCCTGGTCACCATCGACGGCACGAGCCTCGGGCGGCTCCCGGCGGCCGTCGAGGCCGCGCTCTACTTCTGCTGCATGGAAGCGGTGCAGAACGCTGCGAAGCACTCCGGGGCGGGCGGCGTCAGCGTGCGTGTCGAGGAGCTGCCCCGCCGGTGGCGCCTCAGCATCGAGGACGACGGGACCGGGTTCGACCCGGGGGGCGCGAGCCGGTCCGGGACGGGCGCGGGCCTGGCCAACATGCGCGACCGGATCGACGCGGTCGGGGGCTCCCTCACCGTGACGTCGGCGCCCGGCGCGGGCACGACCGTCACCGCGGAGGTCCCCCGGGCGCATCTCGACGAACCCTCGGCGACGGCCCGCACCGCCGTCGGTCGGGCGCCCTGA
- a CDS encoding ABC transporter ATP-binding protein yields the protein MIEAHELTKRYGEKVAVDHISFTIAPGSVTGFLGPNGAGKSTTMRMVVGLDRPTAGSVSVNGKPYAQHRSPLNEVGVLLDAKAVHSGRSARLHLRTMAATHGISTRRVDEVIEMTGLAGVARKRVGGFSLGMGQRLGIAAAMLGDPRTLILDEPVNGLDPEGVQWVRHLVRDLATEGRTVFLSSHLMSEMAQTADQLLVIGRGRIITAGPVQEVIDSVTGATVRVRSPRATALAELLRGDDVTITAAEPGGFELHGLTAQRIGETAAAHGIVLHELSPRSASLEEAYMSLTQGAVEYHSEPIHPQEGDLR from the coding sequence ATGATCGAGGCACACGAGCTCACCAAACGCTACGGCGAGAAGGTCGCCGTCGACCACATCAGCTTCACGATCGCCCCGGGTTCGGTGACGGGGTTCCTCGGGCCCAACGGTGCCGGGAAGTCCACAACCATGCGCATGGTCGTGGGGCTGGACCGGCCGACGGCGGGCAGCGTGAGCGTCAACGGCAAGCCGTACGCGCAGCACCGCTCGCCACTGAACGAGGTCGGCGTCCTGCTGGACGCCAAGGCGGTCCACAGCGGGCGGTCCGCCCGCTTGCACCTGCGCACGATGGCGGCCACGCACGGCATCTCCACGCGGCGGGTGGACGAGGTCATCGAGATGACCGGCCTGGCCGGGGTGGCCCGCAAGCGGGTGGGCGGGTTCTCCCTGGGCATGGGTCAGCGGCTCGGCATCGCCGCCGCGATGCTCGGCGACCCGCGCACCCTGATCCTGGACGAGCCGGTCAACGGGCTGGACCCCGAGGGCGTGCAGTGGGTGCGTCACCTGGTCCGCGACCTCGCCACCGAGGGCCGAACCGTGTTCCTGTCCTCGCACCTGATGTCCGAGATGGCGCAGACCGCCGACCAGCTTCTGGTGATCGGTCGCGGGCGGATCATCACCGCCGGGCCGGTGCAGGAGGTCATCGACTCCGTCACCGGTGCCACCGTGCGGGTCCGCTCGCCCCGCGCCACGGCGCTGGCCGAGCTCCTGCGCGGGGACGACGTCACCATCACCGCCGCCGAGCCCGGCGGGTTCGAGCTCCACGGCCTCACCGCCCAGCGGATCGGCGAGACCGCCGCCGCGCACGGCATCGTCCTGCACGAGCTCAGCCCCCGGTCCGCCAGCCTCGAGGAGGCCTACATGAGCCTGACCCAGGGCGCCGTCGAGTACCACTCCGAGCCGATCCACCCCCAGGAGGGCGATCTGAGATGA
- a CDS encoding LuxR C-terminal-related transcriptional regulator, which yields MPTPVLATKLFAPARRSQVVERPRLTAQLDATLDAGHRLTLVSAPAGFGKTTALSDWLVHLARRQPQVRVAWLSLDDADNDLTRLMTHVVASLDGAGLGVDPAVLEALHTGPPATALTAFVNDVTRAGGSAAGKRWVLVLDDYHVIEASDVLEAVAFLLEHVPDHLRLVVATRSDPPLPLARLRTSGRLTEVRAADLRFRPDEARELLNRAMGLDLTPADVDALEGRTEGWVAGLQLAALSLRGMTGPGEVAGFVEAFTGSNRFVIDYLADEVLARQDSWVRDFLLDTAVLDRLTGPLCDAVTGRADGTSMLVDLERANLFLVPLDTDRRWYRYHHLFADVLQARLRADRPDRVPGLHQRAGVWLGDHGLVEDAVRHTLAAGDVGRAAHLMETALPELRRNRRDGVLLSWVPLLPEAVVRRSPVLSILSGWSLMMSGDLDGAEARFDDAEVALAAGAVDPGLAAAWADTDDLRTAPAILAVYRASLAQARGDVAGTVRHARRALELARPGDHFVRGAGAGFLGLAAWAAGDVREALSTFSGALHSLRAAGNLVDELDGTVVLADMWVATGRPGRARRLCEQALQTATDGGHPYLRAAADLHVALAELDREIDELAGAEVHLETARVLGERTSITENRHRWFVAMSQVRAARGDHESAAALLDQAELLYRHGFYPDLRPIAAMRARVHIGAGDLAAARAWAERRGIGVGDDPDLLREYEHLTLARLLLADHRAGRHDAGSASPAEVLGLLDRLHTAAVSDGREGSVLEIRVLQALAHDAHGDLSSALARLGRALGEAPEPDSHVRLYLDEGAPVLALLDRLARLPEPTAGADDEAFHGEGGEAVPARARRLLERVRTVELAEPAPPLVEPLSHREVDVLRLLATELTGPEIARELYITVNTLRTHTKHIFTKLDARTRAAAVRRARERGLLQPPLEPPGHRTVTTSVTS from the coding sequence GTGCCGACTCCGGTCCTCGCGACCAAGCTGTTCGCGCCGGCCCGGCGCTCGCAGGTGGTCGAGCGCCCGCGACTGACCGCACAGCTGGACGCCACCCTCGACGCGGGCCACCGGCTCACGCTCGTGTCCGCGCCCGCCGGGTTCGGCAAGACCACCGCGCTGAGCGACTGGCTGGTCCACCTCGCCCGGCGTCAGCCACAGGTCCGCGTCGCGTGGCTCTCCCTGGATGACGCCGACAACGACCTCACCCGCCTGATGACGCACGTCGTCGCCTCCCTCGACGGCGCCGGCCTGGGCGTCGACCCGGCCGTGCTGGAGGCTCTGCACACCGGGCCGCCCGCGACCGCGCTGACCGCCTTCGTCAACGACGTCACGCGCGCCGGTGGCAGCGCGGCGGGGAAGCGGTGGGTGCTGGTGCTCGACGACTACCACGTCATCGAGGCGTCGGACGTGCTCGAGGCGGTGGCCTTCCTCCTCGAGCACGTCCCGGACCATCTGCGCCTCGTGGTGGCGACCCGCTCGGACCCGCCGCTACCGCTGGCGCGGCTGCGCACGAGTGGCCGGCTCACGGAGGTCCGGGCCGCCGACCTCCGCTTCCGCCCCGACGAGGCGCGGGAGCTGCTCAACCGGGCCATGGGGCTGGATCTGACCCCGGCGGACGTGGACGCCCTCGAGGGGCGTACCGAGGGCTGGGTCGCCGGGCTCCAGCTCGCCGCCTTGTCCCTGCGCGGCATGACCGGGCCGGGTGAGGTCGCCGGCTTCGTCGAGGCGTTCACCGGCAGCAACCGGTTCGTCATCGACTACCTCGCCGACGAGGTGCTGGCCAGGCAGGACAGCTGGGTCCGCGACTTCCTGCTCGACACCGCCGTCCTCGACCGCCTCACCGGCCCCCTGTGCGACGCCGTCACCGGTCGGGCGGACGGCACCTCGATGCTGGTGGACCTCGAGCGTGCCAACCTGTTCCTGGTCCCGCTCGACACCGACCGCCGCTGGTACCGCTACCACCACCTGTTCGCCGACGTCCTCCAGGCGCGCCTGCGCGCCGACCGCCCCGACCGCGTGCCGGGGCTGCACCAGCGGGCCGGGGTGTGGCTCGGCGACCACGGCCTCGTGGAGGACGCCGTCCGGCACACGCTCGCCGCGGGGGACGTCGGCCGTGCCGCTCACCTCATGGAGACGGCGCTGCCGGAGCTGCGCCGCAACCGCCGGGACGGCGTGCTGCTGTCCTGGGTGCCGCTGCTGCCCGAGGCCGTGGTCCGGCGCAGCCCGGTCCTGAGCATCCTCTCCGGCTGGTCGCTGATGATGTCCGGCGACCTCGACGGGGCCGAGGCCCGGTTCGACGACGCCGAGGTGGCGCTCGCCGCGGGCGCTGTCGACCCGGGCCTCGCCGCCGCCTGGGCCGACACCGACGACCTCCGCACGGCGCCGGCGATCCTGGCGGTCTACCGCGCGTCGCTGGCCCAGGCCCGTGGCGACGTCGCCGGAACCGTCCGTCACGCGCGACGTGCCCTCGAGCTCGCCAGGCCCGGCGACCACTTCGTGCGCGGGGCCGGTGCGGGGTTCCTCGGCCTGGCCGCCTGGGCGGCCGGGGACGTGCGCGAGGCCCTGTCCACGTTCAGCGGGGCGCTGCACAGCCTGCGTGCGGCGGGGAACCTCGTCGACGAGCTCGACGGCACCGTGGTGCTCGCCGACATGTGGGTCGCCACCGGCCGGCCCGGCCGCGCCCGACGGCTGTGCGAGCAGGCGCTGCAGACCGCCACCGACGGTGGTCACCCGTACCTGCGGGCCGCCGCCGACCTGCACGTCGCCCTGGCCGAGCTCGACCGGGAGATCGACGAGCTCGCCGGCGCCGAGGTCCACCTCGAGACAGCCCGGGTCCTGGGCGAGCGGACGTCGATCACCGAGAACCGGCACCGGTGGTTCGTGGCGATGTCGCAGGTGCGCGCCGCCCGCGGGGACCACGAGAGCGCAGCCGCCCTGCTCGACCAGGCCGAGCTGCTGTACCGGCACGGCTTCTACCCCGACCTGCGTCCGATCGCCGCCATGAGGGCTCGCGTCCACATCGGCGCGGGCGACCTGGCGGCGGCGCGCGCCTGGGCCGAGCGACGAGGGATCGGCGTCGGCGACGACCCGGACCTCCTGCGCGAGTACGAGCACCTGACTCTGGCGCGGCTCCTCCTCGCCGACCACCGCGCCGGACGTCACGACGCGGGCAGCGCGTCCCCGGCCGAGGTGCTGGGGCTGCTGGACCGGCTGCACACCGCGGCCGTCAGCGACGGGCGGGAGGGCAGCGTGCTGGAGATCCGGGTGCTGCAGGCGCTCGCCCACGACGCCCACGGGGACCTCTCCTCGGCGCTGGCCAGGCTCGGTCGCGCCCTGGGGGAGGCGCCCGAGCCGGACAGCCACGTGCGCCTCTACCTGGACGAGGGTGCCCCGGTGCTCGCGCTGCTGGACCGGCTCGCGCGACTCCCGGAACCGACCGCCGGTGCCGACGACGAGGCCTTCCACGGCGAGGGTGGCGAAGCGGTGCCGGCGCGCGCGCGTCGGCTCCTCGAGCGTGTGCGTACGGTCGAGCTCGCCGAGCCCGCGCCGCCATTGGTGGAGCCCCTGAGCCACCGCGAGGTCGATGTGCTGAGGCTGCTCGCCACCGAGCTGACCGGACCCGAAATCGCCCGGGAGCTCTACATCACGGTCAACACCCTGCGCACCCACACCAAGCACATCTTCACCAAGCTCGACGCCAGGACGCGGGCGGCCGCCGTGCGACGCGCCCGCGAGCGGGGGCTCCTCCAGCCCCCGCTCGAGCCGCCGGGTCACCGGACCGTCACCACGTCAGTCACATCATGA
- a CDS encoding response regulator transcription factor translates to MALRIVFADDSYLVRQGVSSMLAEVEGIDVVAVARDLDSLVDAVAEHEPDVVLTDIRMPPTGTDEGIRAARRIRSDHPGVGVVVLSQYVDEDYVFDLLADGVAGMGYMLKERLSDVEELVRALREVGRGGSVLDPAVVEALMARRRGDAPLLGLTEREREVLHEMATGRNNATIARSLFMSDRAVEKHIGSLFQKLGLVDEQDVSRRVMAVLAYLEATSGR, encoded by the coding sequence ATGGCGCTGCGGATCGTCTTCGCCGACGACAGCTACCTGGTCCGTCAGGGCGTGAGCTCGATGCTGGCCGAGGTCGAGGGCATCGACGTGGTGGCGGTGGCGAGGGACCTCGACTCGCTCGTCGACGCCGTCGCCGAGCACGAGCCCGACGTGGTGCTGACCGACATCCGGATGCCCCCGACCGGCACGGACGAGGGGATCCGGGCGGCGAGGCGGATCCGGTCGGACCATCCGGGGGTCGGCGTGGTGGTCCTGTCGCAGTACGTCGACGAGGACTACGTCTTCGACCTCCTCGCCGACGGTGTGGCAGGCATGGGATACATGCTCAAGGAGCGGCTCAGCGACGTCGAGGAGCTCGTCCGCGCCCTGCGGGAGGTCGGTCGCGGAGGATCCGTGCTCGATCCCGCGGTGGTCGAGGCCCTGATGGCCCGCCGCCGCGGCGACGCCCCGCTGCTGGGGCTGACGGAGCGTGAGCGCGAGGTCCTCCACGAGATGGCCACCGGCCGGAACAACGCGACGATCGCGAGATCGCTGTTCATGAGCGACCGCGCCGTGGAGAAGCACATCGGGTCCCTGTTCCAGAAGCTCGGGCTCGTCGACGAGCAGGACGTCAGCCGGCGGGTGATGGCGGTTCTCGCCTACCTGGAGGCCACCTCGGGCCGGTGA
- a CDS encoding NAD(P)-dependent alcohol dehydrogenase codes for MRAVVHERYGRSDVLRLATVPRPRPGAHDVLVRVAAAGLDRGAWHAMTGLPYLSRLFFGPRRPRNPVLGTEVAGSVVAVGAAVTGFAGGDEVFGFGRGTFAEYALVAEDRLAAKAAGLSFAQAATLPVSAVTALQAVHDRGQVQAGQEVLVIGASGGVGSYAVQLARSAGAHVTGVCSPGKADLVRSLGAEHVVDRTREDFADGTRRYDLIIDIAGNPSLSRLRRALTPHGTAVLTGGEDGGSLTGGMSRQLRAVTLSPFIGQRLTSFIADVRTHDLHRLTALIEDGELAASLQRTYPLDQAAAAMRALETGTARGKVAITL; via the coding sequence ATGCGGGCGGTGGTGCACGAGAGGTACGGCCGCTCCGACGTCCTCCGCCTCGCGACGGTCCCGCGTCCCCGACCCGGCGCCCACGACGTGCTCGTGCGCGTCGCCGCAGCCGGTCTGGACCGCGGCGCCTGGCACGCGATGACCGGCCTGCCCTACCTGAGCCGCCTCTTCTTCGGGCCGCGCCGACCCCGCAACCCGGTGCTCGGGACGGAGGTCGCCGGTTCGGTGGTCGCGGTCGGAGCCGCAGTGACGGGCTTCGCCGGCGGGGACGAGGTCTTCGGGTTCGGTCGCGGCACGTTCGCCGAGTACGCGCTCGTCGCCGAGGACCGGCTGGCCGCCAAGGCGGCGGGCCTGTCGTTCGCCCAGGCCGCCACGCTCCCGGTCTCCGCGGTGACCGCGCTGCAGGCCGTCCACGACCGGGGCCAGGTCCAGGCGGGCCAGGAGGTTCTGGTCATCGGGGCCTCGGGCGGCGTCGGCAGCTACGCCGTCCAGCTGGCCAGGTCGGCAGGGGCGCACGTCACCGGCGTCTGCAGCCCTGGCAAGGCGGACCTCGTGCGGTCGCTCGGCGCCGAGCACGTCGTCGACCGCACCCGTGAGGACTTCGCGGACGGCACCCGCCGGTACGACCTCATCATCGACATCGCGGGCAACCCGAGCCTGTCGCGCCTGCGTCGGGCCCTCACGCCGCACGGGACCGCCGTCCTCACCGGCGGCGAGGACGGCGGTTCCCTCACCGGCGGCATGAGCAGGCAGCTCCGGGCGGTGACGCTGTCACCGTTCATCGGTCAGCGCCTGACGTCGTTCATCGCCGACGTCCGCACCCACGACCTGCACCGGCTCACGGCCCTCATCGAGGACGGCGAGCTCGCAGCCAGCCTCCAGCGCACCTACCCGCTCGACCAGGCGGCCGCTGCGATGCGCGCCCTGGAGACCGGCACGGCCCGCGGCAAGGTCGCGATCACGCTCTGA
- a CDS encoding ABC transporter permease subunit, whose protein sequence is MSTVVETTEPVRPRHAPFAPVHARLSFAGVMRGEWIKMFSLRSTWWVLGIAAALMTLFALGQAMSLDLLAESPGAAALTTVHGAEIVSGGYPLGTVTIAVLGALLITGEYSTGMIRSTLTAVPTRVPVLLAKTIALAVVTVVTSVTSLALSSLVTRSLLAEYDLVPALDGAQTWQIYGGVIYFLVAAALFALGIGTLLRSTAATVTVALTVLLLLPGILSFITLDWVETVVTYLPMPAAAAFVTVSDSTLADSSDLAPWTGVLVVAAYAVLPMVAAAVVLRRRDA, encoded by the coding sequence ATGAGCACCGTCGTCGAGACCACCGAACCCGTCCGTCCGCGCCACGCGCCCTTCGCGCCGGTGCACGCCCGGCTGAGCTTCGCCGGCGTCATGCGCGGGGAGTGGATCAAGATGTTCTCCCTGCGCTCGACCTGGTGGGTCCTGGGCATCGCCGCCGCCCTCATGACCCTCTTCGCCCTCGGCCAGGCCATGTCGCTCGACCTCCTGGCCGAGTCGCCCGGGGCGGCCGCACTCACCACCGTCCACGGCGCCGAGATCGTCTCGGGCGGGTACCCGCTCGGGACGGTGACGATCGCCGTGCTCGGTGCGCTGCTCATCACCGGGGAGTACTCCACCGGCATGATCCGCTCCACCCTCACCGCCGTCCCCACGCGGGTGCCCGTACTCCTCGCGAAGACCATCGCACTGGCGGTCGTCACCGTCGTGACCTCGGTGACGAGCCTGGCCCTGTCCTCCCTCGTCACCCGCTCCCTGCTCGCCGAGTACGACCTGGTCCCCGCCCTCGACGGCGCCCAGACGTGGCAGATCTACGGCGGCGTCATCTACTTCCTCGTCGCCGCCGCCCTGTTCGCCCTCGGCATCGGCACGCTCCTGCGCTCGACCGCCGCCACCGTGACCGTCGCGCTCACCGTCCTGCTGCTCCTGCCCGGCATCCTCAGCTTCATCACCCTGGACTGGGTCGAGACCGTCGTGACCTACCTGCCGATGCCCGCGGCCGCCGCGTTCGTCACCGTCAGCGACTCCACCCTCGCGGACTCCAGCGACCTCGCCCCGTGGACCGGCGTGCTGGTCGTCGCCGCCTACGCCGTCCTGCCCATGGTCGCCGCCGCCGTCGTGCTGCGACGCCGGGACGCCTGA
- a CDS encoding response regulator, giving the protein MRVLVVDDVAAFLLAMVSVVGETPGFEVVAVASSGEEAVAAAAEVLPDLVLMDVNLPRIDGLEATRRLLRGSPVPTVLLLSTYDDDVGEQLVAESGAAAYLHKAALGPDRLQQAWSDARR; this is encoded by the coding sequence GTGCGGGTGCTGGTGGTTGACGACGTCGCGGCGTTCCTCCTCGCCATGGTCTCCGTCGTGGGGGAGACGCCGGGGTTCGAGGTCGTCGCAGTCGCCTCCTCCGGCGAGGAGGCCGTCGCCGCGGCCGCCGAGGTGCTCCCGGACCTCGTGCTCATGGACGTGAACCTTCCCCGTATCGACGGTCTGGAGGCCACCAGACGGCTGCTCCGCGGGTCGCCGGTCCCGACCGTGCTGCTCCTGTCCACCTACGACGACGACGTCGGCGAGCAGCTCGTGGCCGAGTCCGGTGCCGCCGCCTACCTGCACAAGGCCGCCCTGGGGCCCGACCGCCTCCAGCAGGCGTGGTCCGACGCGCGTCGCTGA
- a CDS encoding SDR family oxidoreductase, whose product MSHADAGSMTGRTVLVTGGTAGIGRATAAGLAAMGARMAITGRDRARAERTAKEIGAAADSPVHVFVADLSSQTEVRRLAHEVLRTLPCLDVLVNNVGGHWHTRHVTADGLEHTFALNHLAPFLLTSLLLDRLAQGAGRVVTVASDAHKQGRIDFDDLQGEQSYSGARAYSQSKLANVLFTYELARRLGTGTVTANALHPGVVRTSFGAEDPGGAQRLLVPLLRPFLKSPRSGATTSIHAASSPALAGRTGLYLVGSRARRSSGQTYDAAAAARLWRVSADLTGLDPR is encoded by the coding sequence ATGTCGCACGCCGACGCAGGTTCGATGACCGGCCGGACCGTGCTCGTGACGGGCGGTACCGCGGGCATCGGCCGGGCGACCGCCGCCGGTCTCGCCGCGATGGGCGCGCGCATGGCCATCACGGGCCGGGACCGTGCCCGGGCCGAGCGGACCGCGAAGGAGATCGGTGCGGCGGCCGACTCGCCCGTCCACGTCTTCGTCGCCGACCTCTCCTCCCAGACGGAGGTCCGCCGGCTGGCACACGAGGTGCTGCGCACCCTTCCCTGCCTCGACGTCCTGGTCAACAACGTCGGCGGCCACTGGCACACCCGCCACGTCACCGCCGACGGCCTCGAGCACACCTTCGCGCTCAACCATCTCGCGCCGTTCCTGCTGACCTCCCTGCTCCTGGACCGGCTGGCGCAGGGCGCGGGACGCGTGGTCACGGTCGCCTCCGACGCCCACAAGCAGGGTCGGATCGACTTCGACGACCTGCAGGGCGAGCAGTCCTACTCGGGCGCCCGGGCGTACAGCCAGTCCAAGCTCGCCAACGTCCTGTTCACGTACGAGCTCGCACGTCGGCTCGGGACCGGCACCGTCACCGCCAACGCCCTGCACCCCGGTGTGGTGCGGACGTCCTTCGGGGCGGAGGACCCCGGCGGGGCCCAACGCCTCCTCGTCCCGCTCCTGCGCCCCTTCCTCAAGAGCCCACGCTCCGGCGCCACCACGTCGATCCACGCGGCGTCGTCGCCCGCCCTCGCCGGCCGGACGGGCCTGTACCTCGTCGGCAGCAGGGCACGACGGTCGTCGGGACAGACCTACGACGCGGCAGCAGCGGCACGGCTCTGGCGGGTGAGCGCAGACCTCACCGGCCTGGACCCGAGGTGA